One segment of Pristiophorus japonicus isolate sPriJap1 unplaced genomic scaffold, sPriJap1.hap1 HAP1_SCAFFOLD_464, whole genome shotgun sequence DNA contains the following:
- the LOC139252414 gene encoding histone H2A type 2-A-like, with protein sequence MSGRGKTSGKARAKAKSRSSRAGLQFPVGRVHRLLRKGNYAERVGAGAPVYMAAVLEYLTAEILELAGNAARDNKKTRIIPRHLQLAIRNDEELNKLLGKVTIAQGGVLPNIQAVLLPKKTTTSSKSK encoded by the coding sequence ATGTCTGGAAGAGGGAAAACTAGCggaaaagctcgggccaaggccaagtctcgctcctcccgggccggactgcagttccctgtgggccgtgttcacaggctcctgcggaaggggaactacgctgagcgtgtgggtgccggagccccggtctacatggctgctgtgctcgagtatctgaccgctgaaatcctggagctggccggcaacgcggcccgtgacaacaagaagacccgcatcatccccagacacctgcagctggccatccgcaacgacgaggagctcaacaagctgctgggaaaggtgaccatagcTCAGGGCggagtgctgcctaatatccaggctgtgctgctacccaagaaaaccaccacttcgtccaagagcaagtaa
- the LOC139252406 gene encoding zinc finger protein 239-like yields the protein MWGLWEGFNCPSELETHRCSHNGERLFTCLVCGKGFTYSSSLLVNERIHIGERPSTCPVCEKGFTQSSNLRTHQLTHTGERPFIYSECRKGFTCLSNLLRHQRIHTGERPFICSECGKGFTRSTHLLTHQRIHTGERPFTCSVCGKGFTQLSILLIHQRIHTGERAFTCSECGKGFTQSSNLLRHQRLHK from the coding sequence atgtggggattgtgggaaggaTTCAATTGTccctctgagctggaaactcatcgctgCAGTCACAACggagagaggctgttcacctgcctcgtgtgtgggaaaggattcacttatTCATCCAGCCTGCTGGTAAATGAGCgaattcacattggggagaggccgtccacctgccccgtgtgtgagaagggcttcactcagtcatccaacctgcggacacaccaactcactcacactggggagaggccattcatctattccgagtgtaggaagggattcacttgtttatccaacctgctgagacaccaacgcattcacactggggagaggccgttcatctgctctgaatgtgggaagggtttcactcgatcaacccatctgctgacacaccagcgaattcacactggggagaggccgttcacctgctccgtgtgtgggaagggattcactcaattatccatcctgctgatacaccaacgcattcacactggggagagggcattcacctgctctgagtgtgggaaggggttcactcagtcatccaacctgctgagacaccagcgacttcacaaatGA
- the LOC139252393 gene encoding histone H4-like: MSGQGKGGKGQGKGGAKRHRKVLRDNIQGITKPAIRRLACRGGVKRISGLIYEETRGVLKVFLEDVIRDVVTYTEHTKRKTVTAMDVEYALKRQGRALCGFGG; the protein is encoded by the coding sequence atgtctggccaaggtaaaggaggcaaaggacaaGGTAAAGGCGGGGCCaaacggcaccgtaaagtgctccgtgataacatccagggcatcacaaaaccagccatccgccgcctggcttgccgtggcggtgtcaagcggatctcgggcctgatctacgaggagacccgcggggtgctgaaggttttcctggaggatGTGATCCGGGATGtggtcacctacactgagcacaccaagcgcaagacggtcactgccatggatgtggagtacgctctgaaacggcagggccgcgcTCTCTGTGGATTCGGTGGCTGA